CTTCTCGCGGACCGACGACGAAGGAATGAGGTTAGGTTCTTGCTCGACTTCAGCTCCTGGATGTCGAGGTAACGGTATAATGCGGCCGGCTCAGAATTTCTAGGCACTTCTCGCGCTCTTTTCGCCCGGCGCACGGTGTTCTTACCGGTACCCACCCGCGGCACTCATGGGCCTACAAAGGAACGCACGTCAAACATTCCGATGCTCGTGCGCGTCGCCGGGAAAATCGTCGCATTTATTAATTCGGATGGGTAGCCTGATCTTGTAGAGTGGGGCAGTGGTCCCGAGCGCCCGGTCGGGAGCGCGCGTTCCGCGACCGTTCCCGCGGGGACGCGCTCCGCGCGACCCGTACCGCGTTTGCCAACACGTGTGAGGTGGACCCCTTGAGCGCGATCAGGGCGAAGCTGGTGGCCCGGGCGCGGAGACACCCGCTGTTCGTTATCAGCGCGCTGCTCGGAGCGGGGGCGCTGCTCTGTTGGGCCGGGTACCGGGGGACGCTCTACTACGAGGCCCGGTCCCATTACCGCGCCGCCCAGGAACTCGTCGAGCGGCGCGAATGGAAGTCGGCGCTCGAGCACCTGGACGAAGCGCAGCGCCTCGCGCCGGACCGTCCCGCCAATCACCTGCTCGCGGCGCGCGCCGAGCGCCGACTCGAGAACCTCGATCGAGCGAAGCGCCACCTGGACACGTGCGAGCGCCTTCAGGGGGGCGAGACGCAGCCCGTTAAAGTTGAACGGGCGCTGCTCCGCGTTCACCAGGGCGACCTGGCCGGGGCGGAGGAGTTCCTCCGGGCTTGCATCCAGCAGGACGACCCCGACGCGGTGGAGATCCTCGACATCCTCGCCGCCGCGCTCGAGATCAATTACCGCGACGCCGAAGCCCAGCGGTGCCTCGACGACCTGCTCCAGCGCCGGCCCGAGCACTTCGACGCGCTGGTGCGGCGCGGGCGGACCGCGAAGAGCATGGGGTGGTTCCAGGACGCGGTCGCGTACTACGAGAAGGCCCTGGCCGTCCGGCCCGACGTGGACAGCGTGCGCCTGGCGCTGGCCGAGATCCAGGTGGTTCTCGGGCACTTCGACCCGGCCCGAAAACACTTCGAGCAGTTGCGCGAGCGGCAACCCAGGAACCCGTCCGTCCTCTTCGGGCTGGCGCGCTGCGCGGCCGGCGCGGGGGCGAACGAACAGGCCCTGACCCTGTTCAACCAACTGCTCGCCGCGAACCCCGACGACTGGATGGTGCTGACCGAGCGCGGCTGGCTGGCCGTGCAACTCGATCGCCCCCGGGACGGCGAGGTCGACCTGCGCCGGGCCGATTCCCTGGCCCCGCCCCACGTGCCCCCGACGCATCTGGTGAACTGCCTGCGCTTGCTCGGCAAGGCTGATGAGGCGCGCAAGTACCAGGAGAAAGTGGACCGCATCCAGACCGATAACAAGCGCGCCGCGGAACTCGGGGGCCTAATCCGCGAGAAAACACCCGACGACCCGGAACCGCGCTACGAATTGGGCCGAATCCTCCTCCGGCAGGGCAAAGCGCGGGACGCCGTTCACTGGTTCGAGACGGCCCTCGCAAAAGCCCCCGCGCACCGCAAAACGCACGAAGCGCTCGCCGAGTTCTACCAGTCGGTGCGCGCCGTCGAGCGGGCCGAGCACCACCGGCGCGTGCTCCAGGGGCTGTCCGCGTCGGCCCCGAATTGACGCTCAGCACACCGGGGCGAATCCCGCTCCAAGGAACGTACCGATGCCCGGTAAGATAAAATGGGTGCTGATCGCCCTGGTCCCCATTGCGGCCGGTTCATTTCTGTTACTCCCCAGGGGCGGTTCCCGGTCCGTTGAAGAACCCCCTCCAGAACCCCCAGCGCCTCCCGTAACGGGTTACTTTGCGGACGTGACGCCCGGCTCGGGAATCGACTTCGTGCATCGCAACGGTGAGGAGGCCGGGCTCGCCACGATCCTGGAATCCCTCGGCGGCGGCGCGGCCCTGATCGACTTCGATGGGGACGGGCTGTACGACATTTTCCTCACGGGGGGTGGCTCGTTCGACGGCCCCGACAAGAAAGTCATCACGGGGCACCCCTGCAAGCTGTACAAGAACCTGGGCGGCTTCAAGTTCCGGGACGCCACGGCGGAGGCCGGGTTGGACCGGTTGGGGGGCGGGGCGCCCTGGTTCTACACGCACGGCGCGGCCGTGGCCGATTACGACAACGACGGCTGGCCCGACCTGCTCGTCACCGGTTACGGCCGCCTGGCGCTCTTCCACAACGTACCGGCCGGCGGGGGCGGGCGGCGCTTCGAGGACGTCACCCGCCCGGCCGGGCTGACCGACGCGCTCTGGAGCACGAGCGCCGGGTGGGGCGACCTCGACGGCGACGGGTACCCCGATCTCTACGTGTGCCACTACGTGAACTGGTCGTGGGCCAATAACCCCCCGTGCAAGGACTACCGGGACCAGACCCGGCCGGACGTGTGCGCGCCGAAGATCTTCGAGGGTCAGCCTCACGTGCTCTACCACAACAACGGGAACGGCACCTTCACGGACGCGAGCGCGCGGGCCGGGCTCCAGGTGCCCCGGCCCGAGGGCGCCTATGCCGAATTGACCCACCTCGGCCCCGCGGGGCGCGAGCGCTTACAGCGGGCCGTGCGGGACAAGGACTACGGGAAGGGGCTGGGGGTGCTGATCGCCGACCTGGACGACGACGGCCGGCCCGACATCTACGTGGCCAACGACACGTCGGGCAATTTCGTCTACCTCAACCGCGGGGGCGGGCGCTTCGAGCAAGTTG
The Gemmata palustris DNA segment above includes these coding regions:
- a CDS encoding tetratricopeptide repeat protein, with the protein product MSAIRAKLVARARRHPLFVISALLGAGALLCWAGYRGTLYYEARSHYRAAQELVERREWKSALEHLDEAQRLAPDRPANHLLAARAERRLENLDRAKRHLDTCERLQGGETQPVKVERALLRVHQGDLAGAEEFLRACIQQDDPDAVEILDILAAALEINYRDAEAQRCLDDLLQRRPEHFDALVRRGRTAKSMGWFQDAVAYYEKALAVRPDVDSVRLALAEIQVVLGHFDPARKHFEQLRERQPRNPSVLFGLARCAAGAGANEQALTLFNQLLAANPDDWMVLTERGWLAVQLDRPRDGEVDLRRADSLAPPHVPPTHLVNCLRLLGKADEARKYQEKVDRIQTDNKRAAELGGLIREKTPDDPEPRYELGRILLRQGKARDAVHWFETALAKAPAHRKTHEALAEFYQSVRAVERAEHHRRVLQGLSASAPN
- a CDS encoding CRTAC1 family protein, which produces MPGKIKWVLIALVPIAAGSFLLLPRGGSRSVEEPPPEPPAPPVTGYFADVTPGSGIDFVHRNGEEAGLATILESLGGGAALIDFDGDGLYDIFLTGGGSFDGPDKKVITGHPCKLYKNLGGFKFRDATAEAGLDRLGGGAPWFYTHGAAVADYDNDGWPDLLVTGYGRLALFHNVPAGGGGRRFEDVTRPAGLTDALWSTSAGWGDLDGDGYPDLYVCHYVNWSWANNPPCKDYRDQTRPDVCAPKIFEGQPHVLYHNNGNGTFTDASARAGLQVPRPEGAYAELTHLGPAGRERLQRAVRDKDYGKGLGVLIADLDDDGRPDIYVANDTSGNFVYLNRGGGRFEQVGLECGAAHDAIGRSTGSMGVDAADYNGSGLLSVFVANYQNETHALYRNQGRGQFVHASQVTGITSLGLHYVGFGTGFLDFDLDGHEDLVISNGHVVHFPPPPAEVKQFPVLLRNTRRPGQKAHEGRFENVSAGAGPYFQARHLGRGIALGDLDNRGRTDIVLNPTNEPVAVLQNRHEGGHHWLGIRAIGRPYRDAVGARLELHLTGGEKLVRAVKGGGSYLSSGDRRVLFGLGTRDKIERLTIRWPSGKTQSWEGLAVDRYWALTEGEEKALPGAPGIGR